The Labrus mixtus chromosome 18, fLabMix1.1, whole genome shotgun sequence DNA segment CTCGTGGCCCAGCCCGGGTGTGCAGGAGATCATCGATCAGCTCCAACAGCTGGCCAATAACAGGATCACCGTCGTCACAAAGGTGCCTCAGAGAGACCTCCTACGACAGTGTGACTGTTTGTGTGAGGTTGACTGAAGAGGGGACGATAGGAGAACTAggaggattatttttttttttatcttaaaacttttattttttatgaagaaaGTGTTGAGTGTCATTTATATTAGCTTAAAATCAGagaaaagactgaaatgaattgAGGTTGTAAAGGTAAACAGGGAGCAAAAACGAAGTCTGACATGACAGCACTGATGACATAAAGGCTTAATAATGTTTATTACTGACATGGAGCAGCAGTATTATCTGGCGAACAGGGTCATAAAGAATCAAAGACATGAATGTGCATCTCTAATTTCAAGCTGTCTTTGATGAAGGCTCATTGTTATTCTGATATGTTAAATAGAAACCAGTAAGAACCTCAGCCAGTCTAGAGGAAGTCTCACTTACTTTCCTACTAGATCTTTTAGCCCCAGCTCTCCTCAACGCTACAGGGAGGGACACTTTGTATTATATTCTCTGTTAGGAATGATATCATGTAATTAttccaaaagaaaatgttacttTATAGTTTCAATCTGTGACTGAATGTGACAGTATAAGCTCTGAAAGTTCCTGTGCGGTGTCGATCATGCAACTTTCCCCTCAAAGTAATTCACTAAAGCACTAAAATACACTAAAGTAGTAAAAATAGGTTGGGAATGAAATGGCAATGAATTATGGAATTATGTATTATGAATTATGGAATTATGGaattatgtaaaaaaattaaagaacaaATGGTTTCATAGTGTGGCTCGAAGTGAATATTTAGTGTATTATAAACACTAAATCAAAAACTGATTGTTCAACAATAACTGAGAGAAACGGAATTAAAGAAAattcttcctgttgtttttttaattttgttcacTCAAATAAAAGTGAAGGATCAAGTCTCGAAGTCTTTACATATAAATAGATCAGTGATCGATGGACAACTGAACACATTTAATGTCTCTTCAAATGTTGAATAGGGTGCAAATAATTCCGGGGACTACAGCCTGTGTACGTGGGGGGCTTGATCTAAGTGTCAGGCTATCTGGCTCcccttaaaggctttttttaaagggttttgATTTGTTTAGATTGCAGCTCTTTATAAGTGAATCACGCTGGTGTGAATAACTCtgatccatccattatctatccCGTTTGAGGTCGCCGGGGGGGGCTGGAAACGATTCCAGCTGTCATTGtgcaagaggcggggttacactctggactgtttgccagtcaatcacagggctgacatatagagacagacaaccagccacactcacattcatactTTTGGGCAATTTAGAGTTACCAATTAACCTAAAGAGTATAGGTCTTTGGACTGTTGGAGGAAGACAgacccagagagaacccactCACGGGGAGAAAACATGCGAAGAGAGGCTCCTGTTTTGAACCCAACTCCTCGTTTTCAGGCAACAGCGCTacccactgcaccaccatgcagccctgcAGTGAGAATAACTTGATTCATGTTATGTACACATTAATTCTGAGAGAACTATAGTATTAATATTGAGCTTTATTTCACCCTCAACTATACAgtataaacaatataaacaaaagatgacatcctcttcaatatttgattattttggtACAAATATTGGAAGCACTCATGAACACATTCATGCTGTTACGTTGGaagtgtctttttcttcttaagaGAATAAAACAATCTGCTGTAACGGGACTACCATGATgacttaaaacagaaaaaatgacttcatgtcattaagaagagaaataaagcaCAAAACGCTCCAGTAAGGTGTTTGtactgcaggaactttttctAGAGACCAAGAATGTTTTGTTAACTCAGGTAAtaaagctgttgtttgtttggaggAACCAAGGGCACAAATTCAGCTTGTGcatcacttcattcacaaaacaGGGATTTACTTTTATATCTTAATGTCGATGAGGAGCGATGGATTTTCAAGTTGTTTGCAGACATTAAAGTCAAAGTTTGGCTCTGTTGTCGGCTTCTTTACcagcgtaaaaaaaaaccttttgagagaaggagacagacttCTCCACCTCTGCATAAGGCCTTTGACTTATTACATCAGACAACAGTTAATACAAAGAATATCAACATTACTtttggtgtgtttcctcctggGTGAAAGTTTCATGAACCAGACAACCGACTTGGAAAATGTTCAGAAAGTGTTCTCAAGACAAGTCCTGTTCACGTTGACCTCAAAACTCGAGCAGGACCGTCAGCGGCTCCAGAGAGTTCAGGACGATCTCTTGTTTCTGTCCGTAGACTCCCTGCTCCAGCTGAACGCCGGCCTTCGCGCACTTCACTGAGCCCAACATGAGCTCTCTGCAGCCGGACACCAGGGTTGAGAAGAGCTGGGCGCCCCACCACGGCTCACACCCACCTTTGTACTGCATCCGTCTCTTAGCGCTCGCCGGCTCGCCGACCAGAGAGTCCTGAGGGACGAATAATACGCTCCCTGGAAGGTCGAGAATGGAAACCAAGTGTCTGGTGTCTTTTCGGAAAATTTTTGTGGTCATCAGAGTTCTCGCTGTGGAGGCGACGACAGAAAAGAGAGGCAGATTAATATTGATGGATAACATGGTTTGGGTATTAGTGCTTTGAATGTTGTTTTCACTGTAAGACTGCAAAACCCCCTTAAAGATAAAATGAAGAATCATAACAATTACAATTCATGATCAGAAATGCGGATATGGTAGTggtgtgcaaaaacaaaaataaagctcAGATAACATCCATTAAACCTGTAATCATTTAGGAgtgacagtagctcagtctgtagggacttgaaTTAGAAACTGGAGGGTTGCTGGCTCAAGTCTCAGTATGGACTAAAGTTAAGAAAttggtctggtggctggagaggtgccagttcacttccctTGAGCAAGTTCCCCAAAATCCCCCAAATCTTGTCATGGCGCcccctgtgtgcagccccctcaccctgacatctctccagtaatgcatgtccataggatcctctTTGTGCATGCATATATTTCAAGCTTGTGTATGTAGCAATTAGAACATAAAAATCAAGTTAAGAAATATCTACTACcactataataaaaaatatcGTAACCTTTACTTACAGAGCTCTGTTATAGAAAGCTCTTCAAAAACCAAAGTGCTTCAAAAAAGGAAGaatacagaaaacagacaagtcATACAATCAAAAGAAACTATTATTTTAAGGAGTTTAAAGGAGTTCAAATTTGACTACAAATTAAAATTTAAGTAAAAACTAATTCACAGTAGGTACATTATTAGAGTTGTATTCAAAACATAAAGTACTTCTTCACAACCTGCTaaaatatttctctgttttccttttaaacaataacaacaaaaagttgAGGAAGAACAATCTATAAACAGGCATTAACAATCCACTCCAGCCAGACaggacaaacacagaggagataAATCTAATAAAATCAAGAAAGACTCACCgataaaagtttgttttcaaaagAGGTTTAGAAAAGAACACTGCCTTAGCTGACCTAAAGTCCTCAGGCAGATTGTATATTTCTAATtgcaatgtttgttttctttacactGATATTAGAAAAATAATCTCTTATCAAggacaaacaatgaaataacaTAATCATCGTTTATAAGTTTTGCTCCAAACTGATTACAAATGTtcaccatttatttttctcaactCCTTATTATTCAAGtccataaaaataataaaatacatctCCTGCTGCACTTCAAGCAATCCTACTTATTTCACTTCACAAAATTAAATAACGTAATTTGGGGAATAtagaaaacaatcattttacCCATTTCATGAGTGACGTCCTCAGTGGCTCCCTGGAAGAAGCTCACATACACAACCATCCCGTCCTGGATCTGAGAACAGAGTGAAAATCCTCTTTTTACATTAACTGTAGAAACACTGTGAGAAACGTCCTCTCACACTCTATAAATGAATCATTTACGACTACAGCTCacgatttatgtgctcacactttTCAAGCAGGACCTGAGTGCTCATTCATTACGAGTTGAATCAAGACAGAGCATTGAtaattgtcaataaagtttgattggAAACTCCCACTCTCATTCTTgatgggagggggagggaacatcaagctgttgccatggtgctgTCGTCCATGTTGGACGCTGTCTGCCAGTTTGCAAAATCAGACCTGAAGTCGTCTCATGGCTTTGCTCTCAATGAGTGTATGAAGTCATAAGACCAAATTTCTAACATGCCAGAAGTTCTTCATGCCACACTGCAAGATGTATGAAACGTGATTGGGTTGAAATTCAGTCCGATTATAAAATCAGCTGGGCAAATCAAAATCAGGCGTAAATCGTCCTGAAATCATAAAGTGTATTCCTGGCTTAACTTGGGAAAGCAATGCACATTACAGCTAATTTCcaggatgaaaaacaaaaagttgttcATGGAAATCTATCCTGTAATCTTTAAGACATGTGGCCAACAAACAGTCGAAGCAGAAATTGCAATCCTAGCCTTCTACAAATGTAAAATCTCACATCCAGTGTTCGTCTTTTAGAACACATTTACATAACTTAACAAAAAactgaatagaaaaaaaacaacaactcaccTCTGCCCACTGAGCGTCGGCCCCGTCCAGGGCTGGTCTGATCTTAACCTTCGCCTGACTGCACTGCTGGATGACCGTCCGAGCCTGAAGTCTCCTCGGCCTCCGAACAGTAGCGgggctgcaaacacacaaatggacAGTAgttaaaaaacatgcaataaCACTGCTACTAACAAAGCTGCAAAGGAATGTGTTTAAGTGGTACTTGGTTGTCATACCTGTCCACCTCAGGAGAGAGTCTGGCTGCCTGTGtcggagcagaaccagagacgGTGAAGACGGGCCAGGGTTTGGTGCTCAAGGCCTTCACAGGCTCAAGACCACAGCTGGAGCTCCTCTTAGCTGAAGAACCTCCAGCAAggtctttcttcctcttctccgcCCTCTGGACACCACCACAAATTTCTGTCAATATTTGAGACTTGGACTTTGTCCTTTGCCTACTGCTTTGACTTTGCTTGCTCGTGGCTTCAGGAGgatttgttgctgctgctgctgctggatcaCGTGCTTTAGATATGACATGAACCTGGACGTACCGCGTTCTGCCGCTGCCTTGAGAACTTCTTGTTCTGTTCTGGTCCTGAAGTTGTGTCTTTACCTCTGATGGAACCTGGACACAGTTTAGGTTTTCAGGATGAATGTCAGAGCTGTTTGTTTCCATCTGAGCTTCAGGCTGGGGAGGAGTCGCTGTATTGATAGTCCAGACTTTGGCCACAAAGCTGGTGTTATTAGTCTTATTCTGGAAGATCATGGGAGTTTTGGGCTGGAGGTTGACAGGACTTCTTAGATGAAGGAGGATGGGAATTCTGGGTTGAGGTTTGGCGGGAGTTTCATGCTGCTGGGACAGAGAGATCTCCTacgcgagagaaagagagttttAATAATCTGAACTGAAGATTTCTGAAACTATTATGGtttatgttgttatgtttttttttttcagaaatagtAATTCAATGTATACACATATAGAAACTCTTTATATATAACCGTTTTGATTGTTAGTGTCGGGGTGTTGCTTTGTGTCTCACAACATGTTACAAAGATCTCACAGTCGCTTTAAGGTCCATTTTGACGTGCTTGTACCTGAAGTAAGCTGGAAAAACCTACCACTCTGTTCTCTGAGTTTGTTGCTGGCATCCTCTCGTCATCACCAACACTCTCAGCACCGTCATCAACATCTCCATCGTCAGCCTCTTCATCATGACtgtaatcatcatcatccttcCCACTGACAAGAGAGAGGATAAGGGGTCAAAAATATTCAGAATACATTCACTTTTCACCaaaaaacagctgctttttCATTTCAACTCCTGCAAATGTATGCATGTCTGCAGCATACACTCTTAATATTCTGTTACTACTACTGTTATAATGAATACTACTTCTGCTATTATGACTGCctctcagggttttttttatattttatatttcttggttgtatttcattaggttgtgttgcactgtcctttgtctgtttatctgttgtgtttttgtgtccactgctgcaaatcaaatttcccttccagggacaataaagatctgaactgaactgggTTTGCCTGCTTCCTGATTGATGCACATAGTTTCTACAGGATTATATTTGTCATTAAATTCTGCCCGGGGACAGGAGCCAGCCCACCTGTCGAAATCACTGTGTATCTGAGGTGATCTCAGCTCCTTCAGGTTCGATCCTCCTGCTCCCGTTCGGTTGTCTGGTTTCggcttcttcttcctgctgcaCTGCGAGCAGCTGTTGATCCACTTCACCACATCAGATCTCATGGTTTTCCAGAAGTACCTGTCAGAGATCATTTCAAAAGAAACATCATGATTGTAAATAATAACACCTCCAGCATTAAGTATAAtctaaacctaaaaaaaaaaaaaaaaacactttgaaacgtGTTATATTATTATCATGTACCAGAATGGCAAACAAAATAAGTTAAAGTTTGACCTTTGTTTTTACTACATTATTACTTAAGGTTTCTTTGTTAGGGACAGATAGAATATACAAAGACCAATTGAAAACAGCTAATGGACATATCATAGTGTTCATAGCagatgctaatttgcaacacccaTCCCTAGAAGGGTTAGAAGTTCAAGaggaaaaatatgtttatacATGGCtaaacagacttaaaaatataacaaatctAGGTTTTATTCAGCATTCGAAGGTCAAATATACTGATATTGTCGTCTGCTGTTGGTTGATTTGTGGGTCAAGGTGATGTTAGTCAGTAATGATACATTCGGGTGTATATGCCACCTCTATCAGCGTTCCAGGATGTTTACACCTCTGTATCTTTGTGATATTAATTAATCCGTGCTAATCTAAACAAAGATGGTATTTGAGTGCCACATAAGATCCCCTCTCACCTTTCATTGAGCAGCCTGAGACACTTGTTGACGTCCAGGTGGTTCAGCTCGTTGTGATAATCCAACAGGGCCGTTTCCACTTGCTGTCTGTTCCTCAGAACCAAACGCACCCGCTCTCCCCTCACCATGTGGAGCTCTTCATCTGAGGAACCAGGAAACAGAGTCTTTATGTACAAAGGTTGTAAAGTGATGTTAAGCTTTACAAAcagtcactttttttgtttgctgaTTATTTGTCAGTTTGTCAAATTCTTCTTGtctcaaacagtcctcctccatccatcacATCTACTTAGAAATGAGTTGCTATGATGTCATGACTGtgatctgttttctgtcttttggttGGAGTGCTTTATTGCAAATCTACATTCATTCGCAAAGCTGTCTTTAATTATTGACTTTAAGTTGTGAGAAGTTCAATCGAGCAAGTCAATTTCCTCGAGAGGAAAAAACAAGCATTAAAGTAAgagcatagaaaaaaaaatccttcaacataaaacttgtaaaaaaaatcatttcaggAAGGAACTGACCCCCAAGTAAAGAAACCAATCACATATTGAGAAACACACGCTGCTGCCACATGAACATAGATAATACGAGACTTGAACCGTACGAACATTGCCATCatagactatataaaacatggaggTTGTTATCAGATGTATGActtatttcaaaagaaaaatatctgaGTTGGAACCCTTTTAGTTTAAAACGTAACAGATAGTAAAAAGGGTTCTGACAATAGAAAAACATAGATTAGTAaaagtgactgttttttttttacctttgattGTAAACTGCTTGCAAAACCTCCTGAAGGTGTTCTTCTCTACGTAGCTCAGTCCATGAGGATAGGTGCGTCTGCGCAGGTAGAGATCCACCGCATCGTACTTTGCAAAATAGGCCTGCTCACACTGAAGCAGATCATccaaaaacatgcagaacaaTGAATGATAAGCAATGTGTCACAGTTTTAAAATGCACAAGAAAGTTGATTAATATAttgatatttaaaaggcccGTGAATGATTTTGTGACTTTTGTCagtaaaaacacttaaaaacatctATTACAGACCTCATCCCCGACAGCAGGCTGGGCTGGACCGTTAGACAAAGTCTGTgggggaaaataaaaacaagcttttacACAACACTAAGCGTCTGCTTTGATTTACCACGATAGACTGAACAACCACCAACCAGCCTTTGACTTGATTCTATGTTAAGGATCTAATATACAGACAGAAACTCCTGGGCCTTACTGCTGAGTCACTGTGGACCACGAGGGTGGGAAAAGCGTCAGGGTGGAGGATGATCCTCTCCCCGCTGCGGTCAAAGCAGTCCTCGGTGAAATGGACCGAACAGACAGATGACCAGAGACGAGGATGCCAGTTAGAACGACCCACCGCTTTCAGCCACTGAGACAGCAGGGCATTGTTGTGAAGAGGAAACCTGAAAGAATTTACAACAAAGTAGAGATTTGAaaaggtgtgtgtaggtgtcttTAAAGACATCTAAGATAAGTCAGTTTAGTAACGACTAGGaaccacaaaaaacaacaacaatgtatcAATTTGAATCCATTTTTAGAAGGAGAACGGCCAAACTAGCCACCAGTTAGCTACCTCTTTATCTGTTCATCTACTCCtccataaataaaaagaagtctCTTCATTTCAGTAAATGTGTTCATACTTATGGAAGGTGAGGCCGAGGCCTCTCTCCACCGGACCGCAGCAGTTGGTGCAGTTTTTGATGCTGCAGCGGAGCCACTTCCTCTTGGTTCTGCTGGTACAGGTGTTGCAGCTGGAGATCCAGCGGGACAGGTCTCGGGTCATGCTGGCCCAGTAGAAGTGCTTTGAGATCTCTTTCTGGCAGATTCCCTGGCTGTAGTGACCCTGGTTGTCATGAAACTGCTGCAGGATCGAGTTTACCTAGAGTCCCAATGCGACACACATTATTTGATTTTGAGGCGTTCTTGGAAGTTTTCCAAAGTCATGATCGAGCAGACATAGAAAAAGTTAcccaaaaatattttgtatattttttttttgtctcagatCTGCAGTTATACACGTGTATGTTATTGTGAACAAAAATATGATGCATATCTGATTGTAAGAAAGCTATAGATTTACTTTTCCAGCAGTGACAACGGGCAAAACTGGACAGAACTGTTAAATGAAGAGTTTATGATAAGGCACAAAAAGGGGAACCCTGTTTTTCAGGGCCTTTTCTGGG contains these protein-coding regions:
- the LOC132993606 gene encoding uncharacterized protein LOC132993606 isoform X1, which codes for MPSFELLDKVEQFVRTGTYPVDASKSSKKVTRAASKKFLYKDGRLWRTYRGRLLRVVRSDEEVREVMIRYHDNNNHAGRVRAVKEIMMMFYWVGVTESVKNWIKDCVVCQRQTPTKTPDPPVQFCLAYGCDASSYVYPELSFHRFPKEVEQRRRWLAVAQRDEGSLRTRSCLCSRHFDPSCFTLSEEGQLTLSPDAVPTIIPVTVQEQEGPVTSDEDFLRSKSLEEILSTAAAAAAASRSKDTSDLAFDQSSMEIHEHQYSLPPSDQDATSVQTLKVYKKRQTVIESSFQTYNQIARYLSHRVLPMQSKIKRGSLKRMAKRFALIDGVLMFTRVSPPLRVPRSREEVNSILQQFHDNQGHYSQGICQKEISKHFYWASMTRDLSRWISSCNTCTSRTKRKWLRCSIKNCTNCCGPVERGLGLTFHKFPLHNNALLSQWLKAVGRSNWHPRLWSSVCSVHFTEDCFDRSGERIILHPDAFPTLVVHSDSATLSNGPAQPAVGDECEQAYFAKYDAVDLYLRRRTYPHGLSYVEKNTFRRFCKQFTIKDEELHMVRGERVRLVLRNRQQVETALLDYHNELNHLDVNKCLRLLNERYFWKTMRSDVVKWINSCSQCSRKKKPKPDNRTGAGGSNLKELRSPQIHSDFDSGKDDDDYSHDEEADDGDVDDGAESVGDDERMPATNSENRVEISLSQQHETPAKPQPRIPILLHLRSPVNLQPKTPMIFQNKTNNTSFVAKVWTINTATPPQPEAQMETNSSDIHPENLNCVQVPSEVKTQLQDQNRTRSSQGSGRTRYVQVHVISKARDPAAAAATNPPEATSKQSQSSRQRTKSKSQILTEICGGVQRAEKRKKDLAGGSSAKRSSSCGLEPVKALSTKPWPVFTVSGSAPTQAARLSPEVDSPATVRRPRRLQARTVIQQCSQAKVKIRPALDGADAQWAEIQDGMVVYVSFFQGATEDVTHEMARTLMTTKIFRKDTRHLVSILDLPGSVLFVPQDSLVGEPASAKRRMQYKGGCEPWWGAQLFSTLVSGCRELMLGSVKCAKAGVQLEQGVYGQKQEIVLNSLEPLTVLLEF
- the LOC132993606 gene encoding uncharacterized protein LOC132993606 isoform X2 — translated: MEIHEHQYSLPPSDQDATSVQTLKVYKKRQTVIESSFQTYNQIARYLSHRVLPMQSKIKRGSLKRMAKRFALIDGVLMFTRVSPPLRVPRSREEVNSILQQFHDNQGHYSQGICQKEISKHFYWASMTRDLSRWISSCNTCTSRTKRKWLRCSIKNCTNCCGPVERGLGLTFHKFPLHNNALLSQWLKAVGRSNWHPRLWSSVCSVHFTEDCFDRSGERIILHPDAFPTLVVHSDSATLSNGPAQPAVGDECEQAYFAKYDAVDLYLRRRTYPHGLSYVEKNTFRRFCKQFTIKDEELHMVRGERVRLVLRNRQQVETALLDYHNELNHLDVNKCLRLLNERYFWKTMRSDVVKWINSCSQCSRKKKPKPDNRTGAGGSNLKELRSPQIHSDFDSGKDDDDYSHDEEADDGDVDDGAESVGDDERMPATNSENRVEISLSQQHETPAKPQPRIPILLHLRSPVNLQPKTPMIFQNKTNNTSFVAKVWTINTATPPQPEAQMETNSSDIHPENLNCVQVPSEVKTQLQDQNRTRSSQGSGRTRYVQVHVISKARDPAAAAATNPPEATSKQSQSSRQRTKSKSQILTEICGGVQRAEKRKKDLAGGSSAKRSSSCGLEPVKALSTKPWPVFTVSGSAPTQAARLSPEVDSPATVRRPRRLQARTVIQQCSQAKVKIRPALDGADAQWAEIQDGMVVYVSFFQGATEDVTHEMARTLMTTKIFRKDTRHLVSILDLPGSVLFVPQDSLVGEPASAKRRMQYKGGCEPWWGAQLFSTLVSGCRELMLGSVKCAKAGVQLEQGVYGQKQEIVLNSLEPLTVLLEF